Proteins from a genomic interval of Streptomyces sp. NBC_01445:
- a CDS encoding Gfo/Idh/MocA family protein — protein sequence MHDDNATPAPDASHEQPEHDAAGQSRRSVLRTAGIAGAGLGLGAFTGGTAQAAGGPAEAGHSGAGQAGTTAAEAPARKGETMVGVPFEGRSTVRVGIIGLGNRGGSMIDLFLAIPGVQVVALCDPVKDKTARAAAKVTAAGQPAPATYTKGDHDFENLCKRGDIDFVYAATPWDWHFEMAKTAMLNGKHVGVECPIALQLDQLWELVDLSERTRRHCMQLENCCYGRNEMRVLRMAHAGKFGDLLHGAGAYNHDLRGLMFDPDYYEGPWRRLWHTRLRGDLYPNHGFGPVANYMDINRGDRVTHISSFGTPSLGLAQYREAHMPKGDPSWKETYIESDRTISLVQTAKGRVIRLEHDVSTPHPYSRINSLGGTKGVFEDYPERIYIEPDHTNDSWGDFSKYTDFDHWLWKEHANPPGGHGGMDYIMVFRLMQCLRVGLVPDFDVYDAATWTSPVPLSHLSIKAKGAPQAIPDFTRGMWKKARPGVDSEKPEEA from the coding sequence ATGCACGACGACAACGCGACACCGGCACCCGACGCGAGCCACGAGCAGCCCGAACACGACGCCGCCGGGCAGTCCCGCAGGTCCGTCCTGCGGACGGCCGGCATCGCCGGGGCGGGGCTCGGGCTCGGCGCGTTCACCGGTGGCACGGCGCAGGCCGCCGGCGGGCCAGCCGAGGCCGGGCACAGCGGTGCCGGGCAGGCCGGGACGACGGCCGCCGAGGCTCCGGCCCGGAAGGGCGAGACGATGGTCGGCGTGCCCTTCGAGGGGCGTTCCACCGTGCGGGTCGGCATCATCGGGCTCGGCAACCGCGGCGGCAGCATGATCGATCTGTTCCTGGCGATCCCTGGCGTCCAAGTGGTCGCGCTCTGCGACCCGGTGAAGGACAAGACCGCGAGAGCGGCGGCCAAGGTGACGGCCGCGGGCCAGCCGGCCCCGGCGACGTACACCAAGGGCGATCACGACTTCGAGAACCTGTGCAAGCGGGGCGACATCGACTTCGTGTACGCGGCGACGCCCTGGGACTGGCACTTCGAGATGGCCAAGACGGCGATGCTGAACGGCAAGCACGTCGGTGTGGAGTGTCCGATCGCCCTCCAGCTCGACCAGCTCTGGGAGTTGGTCGATCTCTCCGAGCGCACCCGCAGGCACTGCATGCAGCTGGAGAACTGCTGCTACGGCAGGAACGAGATGCGGGTCCTGCGGATGGCGCACGCCGGCAAGTTCGGCGACCTGCTGCACGGAGCGGGCGCCTACAACCATGACCTGCGCGGCCTGATGTTCGACCCCGACTACTACGAGGGCCCGTGGCGGCGGCTGTGGCACACGCGGCTGCGCGGCGATCTGTACCCCAACCACGGCTTCGGCCCGGTCGCCAACTACATGGACATCAACCGCGGTGACCGCGTCACGCACATCTCCAGCTTCGGCACGCCCTCGCTCGGCCTCGCCCAGTACCGCGAGGCCCATATGCCGAAGGGCGACCCGAGCTGGAAGGAGACGTACATCGAGTCGGACCGCACCATCAGTCTGGTCCAGACGGCGAAGGGGCGCGTCATCCGGCTCGAACACGATGTGTCCACGCCCCACCCGTACTCGCGGATCAACAGCCTCGGCGGCACGAAGGGCGTGTTCGAGGACTACCCGGAGCGGATCTATATAGAGCCGGACCACACGAACGACTCCTGGGGTGACTTCTCCAAGTACACCGACTTCGACCACTGGCTGTGGAAGGAGCACGCCAACCCGCCGGGCGGCCACGGCGGCATGGACTACATCATGGTGTTCCGTCTGATGCAGTGTCTGCGGGTGGGCCTGGTACCGGACTTCGATGTGTACGACGCGGCGACGTGGACGTCGCCGGTGCCGCTGAGCCACTTGTCCATCAAGGCGAAGGGGGCGCCTCAGGCGATCCCCGACTTCACGCGCGGGATGTGGAAGAAGGCGCGGCCGGGGGTGGATTCCGAGAAGCCCGAGGAAGCCTGA
- a CDS encoding cation:dicarboxylate symporter family transporter, translated as MPQSVPSLPRRAARVLRTSLFAQVACALVIGVVVGRLWPHAGTAVQPLGDGFVRLIKAMIAPLVFCVVVAGITKAGDLKAFGRIGLKALLWFEVATTVALVVGLLAGNLAGPGVGMNVDPSKLDASAVEDKTGGGSLPSTGDFILHSLPDSAVGAFAENSLLQVLVLACLVGAALLHLGNTKVPAILPAIEQGQEVVFAVVGFIMKLAPLAVFGATAHLVGEYGLGALSTYGKLIGVCYAVAVIFLVLLGLAMKAVTGLSLWKFVRYTREELLLALGTASSETVMPRMMQKLRHAGCRDDAVGLVLPTGYSFNLDGASIYLSIGTLFIAQAVGVDLSLGQQITVVIVLMLTSKGMAGVPGSAFLALSATASALGVIPAGAVALLLGVDRIMDAMRVSTNLLGNCVAVFVVSRWEGALDTARAKKVLGGEIAFVPEEDRAEPVKSPELAKPQDPKSAAETLG; from the coding sequence CGTTGTTCGCGCAGGTCGCCTGCGCACTTGTGATCGGAGTCGTCGTCGGACGGCTGTGGCCCCACGCGGGCACAGCCGTCCAACCGCTCGGCGACGGCTTCGTACGTCTCATCAAGGCGATGATCGCGCCCCTTGTCTTCTGCGTGGTCGTCGCCGGAATCACCAAGGCCGGAGACCTCAAGGCCTTCGGCCGCATCGGGCTCAAGGCCCTCCTGTGGTTCGAGGTGGCGACGACCGTCGCCCTCGTCGTCGGCCTGCTCGCCGGAAACCTCGCCGGCCCCGGCGTCGGCATGAACGTCGACCCGTCCAAGCTGGACGCGTCCGCCGTCGAGGACAAGACCGGCGGTGGCTCGCTCCCGTCGACCGGCGACTTCATCCTGCACTCGCTCCCCGACAGCGCGGTCGGCGCCTTCGCCGAGAACTCGCTGCTCCAGGTGCTCGTCCTCGCCTGCCTCGTGGGCGCCGCGCTGCTGCACCTCGGCAACACCAAGGTCCCCGCGATCCTGCCCGCCATCGAACAGGGCCAGGAAGTGGTCTTCGCCGTCGTCGGCTTCATCATGAAGCTGGCCCCGCTCGCCGTCTTCGGCGCGACGGCACACCTCGTGGGCGAGTACGGCCTCGGCGCCCTGTCGACGTACGGCAAGCTCATCGGCGTCTGTTACGCCGTCGCCGTGATCTTCCTCGTGCTCCTCGGCCTCGCCATGAAGGCGGTCACCGGACTGAGCCTGTGGAAGTTCGTCCGTTACACGCGCGAGGAACTGCTCCTCGCGCTCGGCACCGCCTCCAGCGAGACGGTCATGCCCCGCATGATGCAGAAGCTGCGCCACGCCGGCTGCCGCGACGACGCCGTGGGCCTGGTCCTGCCGACGGGGTACTCGTTCAACCTCGACGGAGCGTCGATCTACCTCTCCATCGGTACGTTGTTCATCGCGCAGGCCGTCGGCGTCGACCTCTCGCTCGGCCAGCAGATCACCGTCGTGATCGTCCTGATGCTCACCAGCAAGGGCATGGCGGGGGTGCCCGGTTCGGCCTTCCTCGCGCTGTCGGCCACCGCGTCCGCACTCGGGGTCATCCCGGCGGGCGCCGTCGCCCTGCTGCTCGGCGTCGACCGCATCATGGACGCCATGCGCGTCTCCACGAACCTGCTCGGCAACTGCGTGGCCGTCTTCGTGGTCTCCCGCTGGGAGGGCGCGCTCGACACGGCCAGGGCCAAGAAGGTACTGGGCGGGGAGATCGCGTTCGTACCGGAGGAGGACCGGGCCGAGCCGGTCAAGTCGCCGGAGCTTGCGAAGCCCCAGGACCCCAAGTCCGCTGCGGAGACCCTGGGTTGA
- a CDS encoding RNA-guided endonuclease InsQ/TnpB family protein: MKLVVQVKLLPTPEQAAALEATLRACNRAATHVASVAFDKGVKDRNGLQKLLYADIKATFGLSAQPAVRVVKKVVDAYATLAAQARAGLLGKATSTRYRRAMSSPVSFRPEAAQPFDDRCLSWQSDARTVSIWTVDGRMKALRYTGSADQLKVLHEHRKGESDLVQRGGKWFLIATCDLPEPDVMEPVDFIGVDRGIVNLATTSDGTNYQGRGLRRYRNWCARKRAELQKKQTRSATRRLARRSKKEQRHATHLNHRISKEIVSVAQRTGRGIAVEELDGIRDRVRLRRDQRGTLSSWPFHQLSRHRAYKAQQAGVAFLEVDPAYTSQRCPRCGHTEKANRPTRDHFCCRRCGLAGPDDVVAGVNVRDRARSAWAFVTMPVPATPA; the protein is encoded by the coding sequence ATGAAGCTGGTGGTGCAGGTCAAGCTGCTGCCGACGCCCGAGCAGGCGGCGGCTCTGGAAGCGACCTTGCGCGCCTGTAACCGGGCCGCCACCCACGTCGCGTCCGTCGCGTTCGACAAGGGTGTGAAGGACCGCAACGGGCTGCAGAAACTCCTCTACGCGGATATCAAGGCGACCTTCGGACTGTCGGCGCAGCCCGCGGTGCGGGTGGTGAAGAAGGTCGTCGACGCCTACGCCACGCTGGCTGCTCAGGCCAGGGCCGGGCTCCTGGGCAAGGCCACCTCGACGCGCTACCGCAGGGCGATGAGCAGTCCGGTCAGCTTCCGGCCCGAGGCGGCGCAGCCGTTCGACGACCGTTGCCTGTCCTGGCAGAGCGATGCGCGCACCGTCTCGATCTGGACTGTCGACGGCCGGATGAAGGCCCTCCGCTACACCGGCTCCGCCGACCAACTGAAAGTCCTGCACGAGCACCGTAAGGGCGAGTCCGATCTTGTGCAGCGCGGCGGGAAGTGGTTCCTGATCGCCACCTGCGACCTGCCTGAACCTGACGTGATGGAGCCGGTGGACTTCATCGGTGTCGATCGCGGCATCGTCAATCTCGCCACCACCTCCGACGGCACCAACTACCAGGGTCGCGGCTTGCGGCGCTACCGGAATTGGTGTGCCCGCAAGCGGGCCGAGCTGCAGAAGAAGCAGACGCGCTCGGCCACCCGCCGCCTGGCGCGGCGATCGAAGAAGGAGCAGCGGCATGCCACCCACCTGAACCACCGCATCAGCAAGGAGATCGTGTCGGTTGCGCAACGCACCGGTCGCGGCATCGCCGTCGAGGAACTCGACGGGATCCGGGACCGGGTACGGCTTCGACGCGACCAGCGCGGCACGCTCTCCTCCTGGCCCTTCCACCAGCTCAGCCGGCACCGCGCCTACAAAGCCCAACAGGCCGGGGTGGCTTTCCTCGAGGTGGATCCGGCCTATACCTCGCAGCGCTGCCCGCGCTGCGGCCACACCGAGAAGGCTAACCGGCCTACTCGGGACCACTTTTGTTGTCGTCGGTGCGGTCTCGCTGGACCCGACGACGTCGTCGCCGGGGTCAACGTGCGTGATCGCGCACGCTCGGCGTGGGCATTTGTCACCATGCCCGTCCCCGCCACTCCCGCATAG
- a CDS encoding FAD-binding and (Fe-S)-binding domain-containing protein, giving the protein MPLLEPKPEALRPGPHAGGPAPDRVPDAQAGGTPEPLRSELSGLLGADKVLTHISDLVRYASDASPYRFVPQVVVVAEDIDDVSAVLSYAHGRGREVVFRAAGTSLNGQAQGEDILVDVRKHWAGIEVIGDGERARIGPGTTVVRANITLARHGRVLGPDPASAIACTIGGVVANNASGMTAGTTRNSYRTVASLTFVLPSGTVVDTADPDAEAFLEHAEPALCVGLLEIKGEIEADAELVARIRAKYEIKNTNGYRLDAFLDGATPVEILRGLMVGSEGTFGFISEVVFDTLPLDRKVSTALLFFPSLPAAAAAVPLFNAAGAIAVEVMDGNTLRASVRVEGVPADWASLPKSTTALLVEFRAPDEAAQERYEAAAAEVLEGLELVAPVASVTNAFTRDAKTIGGYWKARKAFVTAVGGSRPSGTTLITEDFAVPPSRLAEACEALLELQRRHGFDAAVAGHAAHGNLHFLLAFDAGRPEDVERYAAFMDEFCRLTVERFDGSLKAEHATGRNIAPFLELEWGAKATELMWRTKQVIDPDGVLAPRIVLDRDPKAHLRGLKTIPKVELIADPCIECGFCEPTCPSEDLTTTPRQRIVLRREMMRQPSGSPVEDGLVEAYGYDAVDTCAGDSTCKLACPVGIDTGAFMKEFRHARHSPREEKVAAFTAKNFRAVEASARLAVAAAGKIGDRLLTSVTQAARKAVRPDLVPEWLPEIPAAAARKLPRTARVGAAAVYYPACVNRIFGSPGEVSLAQAMVAVSARAGRPVWIPDDVAGTCCATIWHSKGYDEGNTVMANRIVEAAWGWTAGGRLPLVVDASSCTLGIAHEVVPYLTDDNRELHKELRIVDSIVWAADELLPHLTVHRTVGSAVLHPTCSMEHLGDVAQLRAVAEACADEVVVPDDAGCCAFAGDRGMLHKELTESATRKEAAEVTARGFDAHLSANRMCEVGMDHATGRSYYSVIVELEHATRP; this is encoded by the coding sequence CGCGGGAGGCCCGGCGCCCGACCGGGTACCGGACGCTCAGGCCGGCGGGACCCCGGAGCCGCTCCGCTCCGAACTGTCCGGGCTCCTGGGGGCGGACAAGGTCCTCACGCACATCTCGGACCTCGTGCGGTACGCGTCGGACGCGAGTCCCTACCGTTTCGTGCCGCAGGTCGTGGTGGTCGCCGAGGACATCGACGACGTGTCGGCCGTCCTGTCGTACGCGCACGGCAGGGGCCGCGAGGTGGTCTTCCGCGCGGCGGGCACGTCGCTCAACGGGCAGGCGCAGGGCGAGGACATCCTCGTGGACGTCCGCAAGCACTGGGCGGGCATCGAGGTCATCGGCGACGGTGAGCGGGCCAGGATCGGCCCCGGTACGACAGTCGTGCGCGCCAACATCACGCTCGCGCGGCACGGGCGAGTGCTCGGCCCCGACCCGGCAAGCGCCATTGCCTGCACCATCGGCGGGGTCGTCGCGAACAACGCCTCGGGCATGACGGCGGGCACCACAAGGAACTCCTACCGGACGGTCGCCTCGCTCACCTTCGTGCTGCCCTCGGGCACCGTGGTGGACACGGCCGACCCCGATGCCGAAGCGTTCCTCGAGCACGCCGAACCGGCTCTCTGCGTGGGCCTGTTGGAGATCAAGGGCGAGATCGAGGCCGACGCGGAGCTGGTCGCCCGCATCCGCGCCAAGTACGAGATCAAGAACACCAACGGCTACCGCCTGGATGCCTTCCTGGACGGCGCGACACCCGTGGAGATCCTGCGCGGCCTCATGGTGGGGTCCGAGGGGACGTTCGGCTTCATCTCCGAGGTCGTATTCGACACGCTGCCCCTCGACCGGAAGGTCTCCACGGCGCTGCTGTTCTTCCCCTCGCTGCCCGCGGCGGCAGCGGCGGTCCCGCTGTTCAACGCGGCGGGCGCGATCGCCGTCGAGGTGATGGACGGCAATACGCTGCGGGCCTCGGTGCGTGTGGAGGGGGTGCCCGCCGACTGGGCGAGCCTGCCCAAGTCGACGACGGCGCTCCTGGTGGAGTTCCGCGCGCCGGACGAGGCCGCCCAGGAGCGTTACGAGGCGGCGGCCGCCGAGGTGCTTGAGGGGCTCGAACTGGTGGCGCCCGTGGCCTCGGTGACCAACGCGTTCACGCGGGACGCGAAGACGATCGGTGGCTACTGGAAGGCCCGCAAGGCGTTCGTGACGGCGGTCGGCGGATCGCGCCCCTCCGGGACGACGCTGATCACCGAGGACTTCGCGGTGCCGCCGTCGCGCCTGGCCGAGGCGTGCGAGGCGCTCCTCGAACTCCAGAGGCGGCACGGCTTCGACGCCGCCGTCGCCGGTCATGCGGCGCACGGCAATCTGCACTTCCTGCTCGCCTTCGACGCGGGCAGGCCCGAGGACGTCGAGCGGTACGCGGCGTTCATGGACGAGTTCTGCCGCCTCACCGTCGAGCGCTTCGACGGTTCGCTCAAGGCCGAGCACGCCACGGGGCGCAACATCGCGCCGTTCCTGGAGCTCGAATGGGGCGCGAAGGCCACGGAGTTGATGTGGCGCACCAAACAGGTCATCGACCCGGACGGTGTCCTCGCGCCCCGTATCGTCCTCGACCGCGACCCCAAGGCCCATCTGCGCGGCCTCAAGACGATCCCCAAGGTGGAGCTGATCGCCGACCCGTGCATCGAGTGCGGCTTCTGCGAGCCGACGTGTCCCAGTGAGGATCTGACAACCACGCCACGCCAACGGATCGTCCTGCGCCGCGAGATGATGCGCCAGCCGTCCGGTTCGCCGGTCGAGGACGGGCTTGTCGAGGCTTACGGGTACGACGCTGTGGACACGTGCGCGGGCGACTCGACGTGCAAGCTGGCGTGTCCGGTCGGCATCGACACGGGCGCCTTCATGAAGGAGTTCCGGCACGCGCGGCACAGCCCGCGCGAGGAGAAGGTGGCCGCGTTCACGGCGAAGAACTTCAGGGCCGTCGAGGCGTCGGCGCGGCTCGCCGTGGCGGCCGCGGGCAAGATCGGTGACCGGCTCCTGACCTCCGTGACCCAGGCCGCCCGCAAGGCCGTCCGCCCCGACCTCGTACCGGAGTGGCTGCCGGAGATCCCCGCCGCCGCTGCCCGCAAGCTGCCCCGCACCGCGCGCGTGGGGGCTGCCGCGGTCTACTACCCGGCCTGTGTGAACCGCATCTTCGGCAGCCCCGGAGAGGTGTCCCTCGCGCAGGCCATGGTCGCCGTGTCCGCGCGCGCGGGACGGCCGGTCTGGATTCCGGACGATGTCGCGGGGACGTGCTGCGCCACGATCTGGCACTCGAAGGGGTACGACGAGGGCAACACCGTCATGGCGAACCGGATCGTCGAGGCGGCCTGGGGCTGGACCGCCGGCGGCAGACTGCCGCTCGTCGTCGACGCCTCGTCGTGCACGCTCGGCATCGCCCATGAGGTCGTCCCCTATCTGACGGACGACAACAGGGAGTTGCACAAGGAGCTCAGGATCGTCGACTCGATCGTGTGGGCGGCGGACGAGCTGCTGCCGCACCTGACGGTGCACCGGACGGTCGGTTCGGCGGTCCTTCATCCGACGTGTTCCATGGAACACCTGGGCGATGTGGCGCAGTTGCGGGCCGTCGCCGAGGCCTGTGCCGACGAGGTCGTCGTCCCGGACGACGCCGGGTGCTGCGCGTTCGCGGGCGACCGAGGCATGCTCCACAAGGAGCTCACCGAGTCGGCCACCCGCAAGGAGGCCGCCGAGGTGACCGCCCGTGGCTTCGACGCTCATCTGTCGGCGAACCGGATGTGCGAGGTCGGCATGGATCACGCGACGGGCCGCAGCTACTACTCCGTGATCGTGGAGCTGGAGCACGCGACGCGTCCCTAG